The region ACGAACACGCGGATGGGACTAGTGTAATCAATTGCACAGTGTCATTGAGGAGAACCGTTACGTTCACAAAAAGGGTGCGTCATGTACGCTTTCCAAACTGCTGCTTTCACTTAGTAGTGTAATGTGACATGGTTGGTTAGTGGATCGGTGCTGGTTGAAATCATTGTGCACTCTAGATCTAGTAATACTTCCTAGCCGTGGTGGGACGTGCTATGCCGGACGTGCGCGGACGGGCCGTCTTGGCCCGCATCGGTTCCACAACCGAGTCAGTGCTGTAGCTGAGATACACGTGTGACAGATCGGTCAGATCCGTCTCTTTGGTGTTGACCTTTGGTTCCGGCACGTTCTTGCGCATGTTATTACCAGTGTAGGCGACACATTTTAACTGCCACTCGCCGATATCCTCGTTCCAGTGCGTAAACTTCTCGATCATGCTCTGAAAGTTAAGAGGGAATTGGTCGTGAACCTCGTAATATCGTTCGGCAAAAGGGCATCATCAGTGCCATACCTGATACTCCTTGGGAATGTATGAATTGATAACCAGCTCGCAGAGCGCTAGCTCCCGGGACAGGCTGCGAATGTTTTCGTAGATACCCTCCTTCTcccgttgctgctcctgctgctggtccgccAGCTCGGACTTGATGCTCATCAGCATCGACATGACGCGCTGCAGCTTCTTTGTCTTACCGACACACTCTTCCTGCAGCGAACTGTACCGCTCTTCGATGTCGATCCGCTCGGCTTCGATCTTTTGCAGATTTTCCTTCAACTCCCGCTCCGTCTTGGTGCGTTGCTCTAACTCGGTGATCGAGTTTTCCAACAGCAGCTCCTGCTCGACCGCTTTCTCCAGCAGGTTCTCACCACCGACCAGGATCTTGTTCTCCAGTGAGGACAACTTGGCCCGCAGTTGATCCTGTTCCGATCTGGAAAGAAAGATCACGCGATCAGTTTCATTTTACTTCAATTACGGCAGAGTCGAGCCACCCCGCATTCTACTTACTTGGCTTTCTTGATCTCTTGCTGGTTCTCCATAGCCTTTTTCTCCAGTAGCTCCTTCTCGGCGTCGCTCTTCTCCTTGCGTTCGCGGGCCCGCTCCTTGCGGCGCTTCTCCTTCCGCTCCTGGCGCTCCCGCTCACGCTCCTCACGAGCACGTTCAGTTTCCTCCACACCTGcaccctcttcctcttcttcctcctcttcctcttcgtcgacctctccttcaccatcatcctcgtcTTCGCCACTCTCGATACCCTGGTGGAAAACGCCCTCCTCCAGCTGGCGCTTCAACTCCTCAATTTCCTCCTGGAAGTGACGTAGCAGCGCATCCTTTGGCTCCTCGTTGATGTGGGCCAAATTCTCGATGCTCTTCGCACGGCACGCATAACGGAGCGTGGAGATCGTCTCGACATAGTTCGAGTCGGCCGGGCTAATGCTGGCACACATCACCGTCTTGCTGTTGCCACCGAGCGAGTCCTGTAGGAGGCGCGTCAGCTTCGAGTTGCGGTATGGAATGTGCGTACTTTTGCCATCGACCAGCGCACTGATCACGTTGCCCAGTACCGACAGCGACAGGTTGATCTTGGTTGCCTCCTTCAACCGCAGGCCGGATGATTGCGTTTTGCTCTGCCgctccgaaccggccaaatcGACCAGCTGTAGCTTGCCCATCCGCACGTACTGTCGTCCCGCTTCGTCGGTTTCGCTCGactcgatcgtgatcgagaagATCGCGTGCGAACGGGACGATTCCGAGTTCATCTTCGTAGCACCGACCACCCGGTTCTTGTTGCCCAGTTTCATGATGTTGTCCAGATCGTCGGCATTGTGCACGACGTAGCCGCTTAGGTCCTTCACGAACACACCGATGTCGGCTCGCTCCTTCACCTCGAGACTCTTGTTGAGCTCCTTGCCGAGCAGATCGCGCACCTCCTCGTTGTAGATCTCCATGTAGCTGACGCGCACCAGGAACTTTTGGTTTTCCTTGCCCCGCGCAATATGCCCGAAGATGTGGGCGAACGTGTTCGGAATGATGCCCTTTGTCTGCGGCGAATCGGCGTTACCGGACATCGTGTACGTCTTCCCAGTACCGGTCTGGCCATACGCCAGAATGGTGCCATTGTATCCCTCCAACACCTTATCGACGATTGGGCGGGCCGTGTCCACGTACAGATCGATCTGGAAGTAATCGAAAGAAGTGTTAAACTTCTGTAAAGATCCATGTTTGGTTATACTCGAGTTGGTTTAGGTCTCATCGTCCGCCGCTCCGACTGTTACCTCACCCATTGACGACCCATTGTGTGATGAGGGTCACAACGATGGTCACCATTTAACGAAATGGCCGTACATAAGAGCGTAAATAACTCGAAGGAACATTTcacaaattaatttaattaatttcttccGAAACCGTACGCTGCAGCGGCGTTGGATGTGACTCGCCCGCAACAGTCCCACCCCGCGTATCTCACAGTCGCTCGATGGTGAGTTTAGAACGATCACGATTTGGCCCGGTTCTTCCAAAGATTGTGggttaattaaatcaattatctTTCGCTCCGCCTTCACGATGCCCTTGCATCATATAAACGGTCGCGCGCTGGCCAGTTGAGGAGCACGTGTTGCGAGCAGTTTCTGACATCgtgctgatcgatcggtgatgaCCCAAAGGAAACATGCACGTGGGTTCTAGCCAGAATATTCCACATGAATCACTCGACGAAGATGAAGTAATAGTGCTACTTCTGTAGGGGAGTACATTCTGTGCAATCGTGTTATCCACAGACACCAGGGACTCCTCGTTCCACTTTCTATTCATAATTAATAGTCCGTCGGAACATGCACATTCTGGAACACAAGAAACTGTCGACGAGGGTTCCGTCTCAAACACGCAATAGTCGAAGCGGAAACCAACGACCGTATTATGATTTTTCAACCTAATGTCGTGCGTAATAGTGAGGTCACTCAGGAGGATTGTCTCATTAACTAATCCGTCATTTCATGAACGCCATAATTGTActtaaaataaaaaggataaagAGCACCGCAAAAACTTAAGCTAGTTTATACGAAGTGTACTTTAAATTGATTATAAATGGTAAAAAGTAAAAGCGAATCGAAACAATGTGCCTAAGGTGTGCTCCACATTAAATCCGCTGGTTAATTTGCATTCGATCGCTCCTTCTCAATAGGCACATTAGAACTACTGCTAATCGCCATTTTATTGAGAACAATGGGGCGAACATAGTACCAACAAATCTACGATCAACATGCGATCGCCTGGCGCTGCATAACATCTTCTCCGACCACGCGcaatggccaacaacaacgcaatACACACCAGCTCACGAGTTCATGATACCTTGGGCCAACCCTTTGGACAGCGTGCACGAGCGTTCATTCCGCCATCCAATCGCGACGCCGTCAATTGGCCCGACGGAACGCATACTATCCTACCAACCCGAAACACGGCCATGCCGTCGCTCGGAACCATTTCGTTTGTGTTCATCCCGGGGACGACAATATCTCTCGCGATCCGTAGCGTGTTCCCGCGCTTCTCAGTTTTGTGCGCGCCTTTCACCGACCCGGACACGGACGACGGGCTTGCTTTTCCAGCGGACACACCACTTCTCCTTCGAGCTGCGTCGTTAACGTTCGTTGCTGCTTTCAGTTGAACGGATTGAGTTATCACGCGACTCCACCAGTTGTCTTCAGAACCACTAGAAACAGGTTAGCTATGGCGAAGTTTCGCACAGGTGCGCGTTGATCTAAAGATCAACCACTGGTGATCGACGTTCTAGAGGGACCCGTAGCAACAATTCGTTGTATCAGTTgtaccatcgcatcgcatctaGACAACTGGCGTGCGCCACGTTTCATGTGTCGCTCGCTGTGATGGAGCCGCCCCGTGTGCTAGTTTAGAAGCTATGTTGGGCGCGGTCTATGGCGCCACCCCGGTGGTAATCCCGTTGTGtatggctgtgtgcgtgcgtgcgtgcgtgcggtcgTGTGTACGAGCGATGCTCATCAAATTGAATCACGATTCGGGAATATTAAATCCATCGCTCAACTGTGCCCTATTGTTTAACGCGATGTACCGTACGCTcacttctgttctgttcgtaCCAAGTCTGCCGTACGAGCAGTGGTCTTGCGTAGTATATTCCGTAAGCGGAACACGATCGATAGTGCTTGATCGAAAGATGACCCCCCCGGGCACCAATCGTCATGCGTTGGAATTCGGTTAGTTCACCCAGCACCGAATctttgcgtgtgcgtgcgtatctGCGGTTGGAACCGAAGCGCGTGATGgcacaccgtggccaccccAACTTCCTAACGGCTTCTTTGCGCCAACCAGTTTATCgggacacaaaaaaacagaactctACgcgcaaataaacaaacgcgTTGTCGCGAAGTTGTTTATATGCTTCGACCCGTTGTCGGTAGCGGCCCCATCGTTGCTGCCCATTGGGTGTGGTACTGTCCTCGGTTGATGGGTTTGGgctttttgcgtttttttttctattccaatGCGTCGCATTCCGGTTTGCGGAGCCCATTCCAACAAAAACGAATCCAAACAATTCCACAAATTGGAAGACCTGTTTTTTGCTACTCCAGAGAGGCGTGTTCGGGAATATCCTGTCTTATCATAGAGGCCTACACGCCACACCTGTGGTTTGGTGATATGGAACACGGTGAACGTATGGTACAGGAATGTTGGCGTGCCCTTTTCCCTTCGATAAACGCGTGAAACGCATCGAATGATATCTTTATGTTGGAgacaaaaaaagcaacaaacttAGTGTGAttaatttctgttttttttttcttctgacTCTTTTCTGTCACGAGAAAACACTCTGGCGTGCACGATTCCAGAAATttcaaaaaaaccaaaccccaaTTTACATAGAAAGTGTGAGCGGCAACGACACGCACAGCGCGGACACACTCCTATGCCTATTCGAGCCCATTTGTCGAAAGTCGTGCAGTACTGTTAATTTGAATGCTTCCGTTGAGGTGTTCACGAAAGTGCACTTAAGAATGCATGCGACGTGCGACGTCTCCTCCCTCGTACCCGCGACACCGGTAACGAGCGACCGACGGGAAGACGCTAATGACAAATATTCCATCATTGCGTCCCCTAGCCAATGGTGGCGCGTCGATGTTTAGCAGACGCATTAACCGGAACCATCTCGTCACGAGACGATCGAACACACTGTCGGAAATATCGTTAGCTATCAAAGTCTATGGACGGTGAAAGCCCACAGCATCGGTCCAGGACAGACGGGATGCGGGTACCATTGTGGGTATGGGAGGGGGCAAAACATATCGTTATGATGTGGCGACGACGGGCAAAAACGGGCCTAGACCAAGTGAAAGCAAATGCCCCTGGCCAGTTGTCAAACCAACAATTTCGATTATGATCCAACATGTTTGAAGCTGGGTACACTAATGGCAATCCGGTGCATCATGCAAATCATGCAATTCCCCCCTTGgaatgaaacgaatgaaaaatcaatatcccGCCAACAGTGGGTCCCTCTTGCATTACCGTGGCCCCTTTCGTATAAATATGTAATTTACAATTGAATTGCAGCAATTTACAGGTCCCTCTTTCGCTCCGCGTTTCCCGCACTTCCATTCCGTCACAGGTGCATCGAACTGTACCGGGTGAAGCGAGGGGCGCTGATAAACTAACGAACCGTGTTGTGTCTCAAGACGCACACCGTGCCAAACAATGGGCCTGTGTGCTGTCTTTGGAACGCAGTGCAGGCGCAGTCAATTGTCACCTGTTAAGTGCCACATCGTGGAGTTCGAAGCATCGAAAATGACGACGTACGACCCTCTGCTGTTGAGCCGCCTTTTGATGgttctggaatggaatgcgtcCGTCAAAGAGAACATCTTCGGAGAACTGAATCCAGAGTGTGTTTGCTTAACTGTTTGTCTGGAACCGCTTTTGGGTTGTAGAGCGAACGGAACACTTGTCTTTGTCGTCTGTTCCTGCTAGCAGCAAATGTAGCGTGCGAGTGCCACACCCAACGCCGCAATGGGTGTGTTGCCGCGTACACGAGGGCCACAAAGTGCCGTAGCATGATCCTGCAGGTATTCGTTATTTTCCGCGCCACGCATTACATTCCCTGCCCGCTGATGTAGATGATGGTCAGATTAGGGTAAATAGGGAACAGCCATGCGAGGCTTGTGCGTCGCATGTCGTGGTTGTGCAGGTAACCAGTGCAGGCTAACTGGCACCCGATTCCCTAACCGGGTACTCCCTGGATTTAAAGAAAGCGTGGTCGAGCAGAGGCACACTAGCGGAACCGGCATGACCACCGCCGTTCTCCGTTGATGACGTCGACATTTTATGTTGACCCACCTGATGTGTTGCTTCAGTGCGCACCAAAAACACGGTTCTAACAGTGCGTGTCTAGCATCGGCTGCACCTGATTGCCGATAGACAAACACATAGGAACGGTATAGGAACCGGAATAGAATGTCGTGATGCGGTGTTGCATGATCAGTGTCAGAGTGCTGCTCACGTTCGCCAGTATTATCACTGCGGCAGCAGGTGCTCGATTGACAGTTGAAGATTTCCCGGCCAAGTTAATCACGATCCTTTACAGCTTTACAAAGACTGTATTCAGGTGTAAGTGTGATTTGCTGATCGCTCCCCTTTGGGTCAATGGACACCAACGCGGTATGCTTTCTATGCTGCCTCTATCGCTGTCGACGCGGAAACCGCACAACTCTCTGGTACAGTCTCTCCTCTAAGTCTAAACTTTCTTTCCACTTCTCCCTCGATCGGAATCCGGTGGACATTCGATCGACAGGGATCATTGGTTCCACTGTTAAGCCTACTATCGAAGGGCTCACTATCGCGAGCCTGTTCCTCCCGACGCAACGTTggtaaacgaaacaaaagtgACAGTGCTGAGCATAACGCAACACGAAGCCCCACCTCAAAGTGAAAGTTTCGCCGATATCTTCGGCATCTCGACCATGGTGCGACCCTTCGCACGATCGCGGTAACGGAAGGGATCGAATGATCTTATGTCCGCCGGCCCTCCGGTGGAATTGTGGCGTTCGAGGGAAGCTCTCCGGGATGATTACAGTCAGAAAATCCCACACAAATAGTTTGATTGCAAATGCGGTTCCCGGAAGGGTTTTAACCCCGGCATATTTAGAATAGAGGGTTTGCTATTGATAGGATCCGATTCCGGTTTGAACGAGCTGGCGGCCGTTCGTATTTGGAAGTACTGGATTCCAGACGAAATCATTCTGTGTGTCAGAGTCTGCGGAACCGAAAACTTGTTGCTAAACTGATGCTCAGATACCCAGCTCCACCCAGCGTGAGCTGAACATAAGGATCATACGGCACGATCACACGTCCAGCCCAGtggagaaaggggaaaaaacagtttttagaagcaaaagaaggaatTCGTAAAAGGCAACGGCAAGCAAGCCAAAAAGATTCGGGAGGCGACGAAGCAGCAGACGAAATCTGCCACACAGTGTGATCACCAAAAAGTCTGCAACAAACCGGTTCCTTCCGCCGTGTGCGAgtgatgacgaggacgacaacgacgccaacgaAAGCAGGTTCGCGAATGCGAATACGTGCTGGACtttaaaatcattccaaaAGATGTCTTTAAATTCCGGGAACGTGCCAGCTGTGGCCGCTACGCCACAGCTTCAGCGCATAATCACGTGGGTCGCGGTTAGCGCGGGAAACAGCTTGCTTGCGCTCAGCGTGTAGTACGCACCAAGGGCCCTTTTTCTCATCACGTTCCACGAGGGGAGACTGTGAGTGATTAGACGGACTGCATAACATATCAAGCGGGTGGGCTGTACACGGACAAAGGTAGCAGTTGAATGAAGGGTCCCTTCTTATTGTGTACAACGTAGAAAAAAGCGCGGGAAAGCGCGGAAAAGCACGTGATTTCCATTCGAATCTGCTTGTTGAGCGGTGGAGCCCGGAGTGATCTTTCACCTTCCTTCAGTCAAATTTtcgttccatcatcaccaccaccaccatcacgaccgTTACGGAGCGAGCCTTTTAAGCAATGACGCACTACTCTCCCCTTTCTCCGGGGGCCAACCCGCGGTGCGCTGACCCGCTTTTTACTCACACCCGCAgttcttatgctgctgctgctgctgttggaacgAACGCCGAAAACGGCGtcgctttcatttcattttatgctctCGCCGCGAAGCACGAACGTTCGTGGGTCGTGGACACTGCAGGCACCGGAaccatggtggtggcccggATTCCCGGCTGTATGCGCGTGTGGCGGTGGAGCTACATCAGAGCGAGTGAACACACGCaagcgcgcagcagcagcttcgcgCTCTCTGGTGGGGAGCAcgtattttgttttggtttttcgattCGCGTCCagcgggtttttggtgggggatGGTGCGTCGCCTTGCGGTGGACGCTTAGCAACCGATCGCGTGCACCGCCATGTGCGATGCCATTCGTCACGCTCGTTGACATGCCCTAGAGGCGAGCCCTCTACCACTTGCCTTGATTCCCCGAGATGATAAAGTTACTGttcagaaaataaaaaaaaaacatttccactAACTTCTTGCTTTCTGGGCCGACATAAAGCCACAGTTCAGTTATGAGAACAATCCAGATACGTGACGTAAGGAAGTAGTGTTGGAACAATCAACACCACAGCCGCTACTTCTTCATACTTtcacttcttttcttcttgtgTGTTCGCATCCTTCCTCTGCCTCCCTGCCTATGACGCCGGAAGCGAATCACGGTATAAACCggcgcaaccacaacaacatcaaaccTGGTCAacgcgctgcgctgtgctgccTGATCGAACCACCGCCAGTTTATACCAGTTATGCTGCGGTGCATAGCACTACGGTGCTGTGTTGCGTAAGCCGCTTCCGAGTTCCGACGGCATCGATAGCTGGAACGCATAAATACCGGTGATGCTGTGGACTCAGCACAGATGCACATCGAGAGTCTCCTCCGCGATGATGCCAAGCCCTGGCCTGGTGTGGCGCACTTTCGCCCTCTGTGGTCCATGCAGGGAGTTGTGGGATACTCGTGGCACCACCCTAACACAGGCAGATGCCGGGATGCTGGAAAAGTGAAGTTGAAAAACCAGTTCCACTCGCTTCCGTAATGGGGAGCGTATTGGATCGATCCATCATCGGATGTTGTCGTTGGTTAGGGCACTATTGACGCAAAGGGATGTGGGGGAGTTGCTCTGAAAGAGGACTGAATATTAATTCCACTTAGAGACCCACCCATAGTGGCATGAATCCATACAAGAGTAGAATGAGATCGCTCATAAACGGCATTTTTAGTTAAAAATAGGCTCAACCGTTTACGACCCTGCAGTAGCTCCACGAGAATCACGATATAGcaccacggaacggagcggTGCCCGTGTTCCATACAAAAGAAGGAACTAAGATCAGAATCGCCTCGAGTACACGATGACACACGGCCATGAATCAcggccacaaacacatgcaaTCCACGTTAATTGTTCGTCAATGCATTCCTCactgtggtcgtcgtcggttgtcgACGTCAGCGATGTGCATATTCATCTAACCAACGGCTAGGGCTAAGGCCAGATTTGCGACGATCGTCGAAGTCAATCAAACACAGTCATTCGCTGGAGATCGTACGAGACGGATCAGTATCAGTGTGCAGTTCTCTAGATTCTTGGCCCGTGTGTACGATGGGCAATTCTAACTTCCCAAGTGGTTCTAAGCGCAGCGATGTTCCGCCGATTCCGGAGGGTGTCGAAGTCGAGGGCAAGGAGACCACCGAACCGACTGGGCCCGGTAGGAAACTGTAGGAAGTTTGTGGGATAAGTGTTAAGAATGAAGGGAATTTGTTGAGAGCTATCTGTGACTCCGTTGCGTTGTACATTATCGTTAGCTGAATTAAGATTCCCATAACCATTCTCTACAGATCACCGCTCAAACAGTGATAACACCGGGTGTGTTCTAAGCCAGAACTATGAACATAGGTAGTGTATTGGCACCAGCAGAGTGGGTGctttttgtgttccgtttgatACTCAAGCCAGTTTGTGATGCCACACCAATACCCGGAAACCACAAGCAACATCAATGCCGTTGCATTAACCAGCATATTAAGGCACAACAAGGACCGGAGTTTTTAGTTAAACACTTGCTTCCTCCCTAATTTGTCCACCCTTGCTACAGAATAACCGCCAGTGGCCACACTAGTGCATCAGTAAATTGTCAAGgcaattattcaattacatCTCACATTCCCCACCTCCCTGTGGTTGGCAAGGGGTTCGTGCTGGTGACTCTTTAAGATACTGACCGCAACCGTGGAGAAGAATTGTGAAACAcaatgcaccaaccaaccccggACAGCCCATTAGCGGCACTCTAACGAGCGGAATGTCGCGTAGAAAggattgttttatgattaatACCGCAACCCACGTTTCCGCTACCCACTTGATAAGCGTAACATGCACATGAGTGCGTCACTTCCTTCTTGAACTCAACttattaatttccatttcgtctACTTTGCAAATGCATtccaaccaacgacgacgccaacgatgcTGGAGCAGAAATCTCGAGACTTACGATGGCGAACGCAGAGCGCGGTACAGACCAAGCCGACCGGAAGGAGTACTTCAACAATGGCGGTGCGGGAAAGTTTCTGCCACCGGTCTTCAAGCTACTCGAGCTGGTAGGTAGAACGCTTGCGAGCATGCTTTTCCCGGGTTcccgaaaaacaaattattcaaaacaaTCCCACGCGTCCCCACGACAAGCGGGTGACGGATGTTAGAATTACTATTTGATTGGTCCGGGTGCGAAGGGGTCACGACGCCTAACAGGCGCATAGAGAAGATTGTTTGCTGTGTGCGGTGTGACTCATACACCTCGAACGCACAAAGTGTGAGTCGAGCACACGACACGAAGTAGCAACAGGTTCTCTTCTACGCCGTGGCAGCGACCCACTGGTTAGTACTCGCCTCATATGGCGCACCGGCCAACGTTATGCAACTTTGCCATAATGCATTCGCAATTAAatcactcgacgacgacgacgacgacgactactagCGGCGACCGAGCTCAGAGTAGATGAAAGATATCGATTGTCTCGAGTGAAACACAATCGGCAGCCGGCAGTACGCAACGGCGTGGCACCGTAGGGCACTGTGGTGCAAGACATACACTCCGTGCCCTCCGCGGTTCTCACGATGCAGTGCGATCGTACGAGTTAAAGGAAGTCCCAACGCTTACGACACGCAGCGGAAGGAAGCATTGCTGCCTCGCTCTGGTGTTAGAACCGGTTGCTTGGCGATAATTAGCGTCACCCTTGATGGTTGCTGTGTTTAACATTAACAGAGTTCGCAACATAACGACGAAGtcgacgacaatgacgacaCACTGCAACTAACACGTATTCGCATCGATTCTTTTTTGGGATTACAGGCCATCGCGATCGTGTGCATTGGATTGATCGATGATCCGGCCCACAACTCGCGACTCCGCGTGTTCATCTCAACTCGCACGGTGGCCCTGGCCTACGGTACCTTCGTTACGTTTCTCATCTTCTCGGTGATCTATCTCTTCGGAAAGGTCGTACGTGACAAGTAAGTGCGCGACAATGATCACACGGTTGACCGCCGTGCGTCGTCGATGATCGTACGATTTACTCTTTTAATTCTATCTCGTAGCTTTCCATGGAAATTGAGCTCTTTGTTGAACCTGACCGGTTTCATCCTGTATCTGGCGTCGGCCGCCTGCATCCTGAAGGACTGGTCCGAGACGAAGAACCGTAACATTTGGCCACCAAACACCCAGAGGTACGAGCTACCGGTATGGTTAGCGGATTGTAATAGATTGATAACGAAAATGTCTTTTTGTGGCTTTCAGAATGGATTTCTTGTGCGGCGCTGGATCGGTATCCGTGATCGGGGCCGTGTTCTATCTGCTCGATCTGATTGTCACCGCGCGGCTGGGAATGAGGGGAGAGATTGAGTAGAATGGCTGGCGACGCCGTAAATGGCGGGTTCGAAATCTCAGCTCTCTCTCGGGCACTCGGCCACATATAGAGCCTTCGAACGTTTGTTTTCGAATTTTCACACCTTCGGTAGTCACATAAGAGCACATCGTGCGCGTATATTCTTCCTTCCACACCTAGCTGATAAGCATTAGAGTTCATATTCGTCACCCAGTTGTACATACGCGTCGagcaaac is a window of Anopheles aquasalis chromosome 2, idAnoAquaMG_Q_19, whole genome shotgun sequence DNA encoding:
- the LOC126569328 gene encoding kinesin-like protein KIF3A; this encodes MPEEALKNEGEIENVRVVVRVRPMDKNELDSGCQNVIKVDKANRSVTVVKPTANSSEPPKVYYFDNVFGEDSTQIDLYVDTARPIVDKVLEGYNGTILAYGQTGTGKTYTMSGNADSPQTKGIIPNTFAHIFGHIARGKENQKFLVRVSYMEIYNEEVRDLLGKELNKSLEVKERADIGVFVKDLSGYVVHNADDLDNIMKLGNKNRVVGATKMNSESSRSHAIFSITIESSETDEAGRQYVRMGKLQLVDLAGSERQSKTQSSGLRLKEATKINLSLSVLGNVISALVDGKSTHIPYRNSKLTRLLQDSLGGNSKTVMCASISPADSNYVETISTLRYACRAKSIENLAHINEEPKDALLRHFQEEIEELKRQLEEGVFHQGIESGEDEDDGEGEVDEEEEEEEEEEGAGVEETERAREERERERQERKEKRRKERARERKEKSDAEKELLEKKAMENQQEIKKAKSEQDQLRAKLSSLENKILVGGENLLEKAVEQELLLENSITELEQRTKTERELKENLQKIEAERIDIEERYSSLQEECVGKTKKLQRVMSMLMSIKSELADQQQEQQREKEGIYENIRSLSRELALCELVINSYIPKEYQSMIEKFTHWNEDIGEWQLKCVAYTGNNMRKNVPEPKVNTKETDLTDLSHVYLSYSTDSVVEPMRAKTARPRTSGIARPTTARKYY
- the LOC126569329 gene encoding uncharacterized protein LOC126569329 isoform X2; protein product: MNIEISRLTMANAERGTDQADRKEYFNNGGAGKFLPPVFKLLELAIAIVCIGLIDDPAHNSRLRVFISTRTVALAYGTFVTFLIFSVIYLFGKVVRDNFPWKLSSLLNLTGFILYLASAACILKDWSETKNRNIWPPNTQRMDFLCGAGSVSVIGAVFYLLDLIVTARLGMRGEIE
- the LOC126569329 gene encoding uncharacterized protein LOC126569329 isoform X1, which produces MGNSNFPSGSKRSDVPPIPEGVEVEGKETTEPTGPEISRLTMANAERGTDQADRKEYFNNGGAGKFLPPVFKLLELAIAIVCIGLIDDPAHNSRLRVFISTRTVALAYGTFVTFLIFSVIYLFGKVVRDNFPWKLSSLLNLTGFILYLASAACILKDWSETKNRNIWPPNTQRMDFLCGAGSVSVIGAVFYLLDLIVTARLGMRGEIE
- the LOC126569329 gene encoding uncharacterized protein LOC126569329 isoform X3, translating into MANAERGTDQADRKEYFNNGGAGKFLPPVFKLLELAIAIVCIGLIDDPAHNSRLRVFISTRTVALAYGTFVTFLIFSVIYLFGKVVRDNFPWKLSSLLNLTGFILYLASAACILKDWSETKNRNIWPPNTQRMDFLCGAGSVSVIGAVFYLLDLIVTARLGMRGEIE